A part of Pseudomonas sp. HR96 genomic DNA contains:
- the dapC gene encoding succinyldiaminopimelate transaminase — MNNALNLLQPYPFEKLRALLAGAVPPADKRAISLSIGEPKHTSPAFVAQAMADNLDKMAVYPTTLGLPALREAIAQWCERRFDVPAGWLDAARHVLPVTGTREALFAFTQTVVQRDVDGLVVSPNPFYQIYEGAALLAGAQPHYLPCLAENGFNPDFDAVSAETWQRCQILFLCSPGNPTGALVPLATLKKLIALADEHDFVIAADECYSELYFDEEAPPPGLLTACAQLGRSDFKRCVVFHSLSKRSNLPGLRSGFVAGDAEILKAFLLYRTYHGCAMPVQTQLASIAAWNDEAHVRTNRDLYRAKFDAVLDILAPVLDVQRPDGSFYLWPKVPMDDAQFTRELFASQHVTVVPGSYLSREVDGFNPGAQRVRLALVAPLAECIEAAGRIREFVQQR, encoded by the coding sequence ATGAACAACGCCCTGAATCTGCTGCAACCCTACCCGTTCGAAAAGCTGCGCGCCCTGCTGGCCGGCGCCGTGCCGCCGGCCGACAAGCGCGCGATATCGCTGTCGATCGGCGAACCCAAGCACACCTCGCCGGCGTTCGTCGCCCAGGCCATGGCCGACAATCTCGACAAGATGGCGGTCTACCCCACCACGCTGGGGCTGCCTGCGCTGCGCGAGGCCATCGCCCAGTGGTGCGAGCGGCGCTTCGACGTGCCGGCCGGCTGGCTCGACGCTGCGCGCCACGTGCTACCAGTGACCGGCACCCGCGAGGCGCTCTTCGCCTTCACCCAAACGGTGGTGCAGCGCGACGTCGACGGCCTGGTCGTCAGCCCCAACCCGTTCTACCAGATCTACGAAGGGGCGGCCTTGCTCGCCGGCGCCCAGCCACACTACCTGCCCTGCCTGGCTGAAAACGGCTTCAATCCGGATTTCGATGCGGTATCCGCCGAAACCTGGCAGCGCTGCCAGATCCTCTTCCTGTGCTCGCCCGGCAACCCGACCGGCGCACTGGTGCCGCTGGCGACCCTGAAAAAACTGATCGCCCTGGCCGACGAACACGACTTCGTGATCGCCGCCGACGAATGTTACAGCGAGCTGTACTTCGATGAAGAGGCGCCACCACCAGGCCTGTTGACTGCCTGTGCGCAACTGGGCCGCAGCGACTTCAAGCGCTGCGTGGTGTTTCACAGCCTGTCCAAGCGCTCCAACCTGCCAGGCCTGCGTTCGGGCTTTGTTGCCGGCGACGCCGAGATTCTCAAGGCCTTCCTGCTGTACCGCACCTACCATGGCTGCGCGATGCCCGTGCAGACCCAGCTGGCGAGCATTGCCGCCTGGAACGACGAAGCCCACGTGCGCACCAACCGCGACCTGTACCGCGCCAAGTTCGACGCCGTGCTCGACATCCTCGCGCCGGTGCTGGACGTGCAACGGCCGGACGGCAGCTTCTACCTGTGGCCGAAGGTGCCGATGGACGATGCGCAGTTCACTCGCGAGCTGTTTGCCAGCCAGCATGTGACCGTGGTGCCCGGCTCGTACCTGTCCCGTGAAGTCGACGGCTTCAACCCCGGCGCTCAGCGCGTGCGCCTGGCGCTGGTGGCCCCTCTGGCCGAATGCATCGAGGCGGCTGGGCGGATTCGCGAGTTCGTACAGCAGCGCTGA